The genomic DNA ACGCCGCGTAGCACTCCCCCACTTCCTGGATGAAAATGCCCATGGACCACCCATCGCAGATGATGTGGTGCATGTTCAGGAAGAGGACGTGGGTTTCGGGAGCGAGCCGGAACAGCGTGATGCGGAAGAGCGGCAGCTGGCTCAAGTCGAAGGTTCGCTCGGCCTCGTGCTCGATGCGCTGACGCGCCTCCCGCTCGGGATCCGCCGCTTCACTCAAGTCCACGAGGTCGACGACGAAGCCCACCTGCTCATGGATGCGCTGGTAGGGCACGCCCTCCACGGTGAAGAACGAGGTGCGCAGCGACTCGTGCCGCTGCATCACCGCCCGCAGGCTCTTCTCGAGCCGGGCCACGTCCACGTGTCCATCCAGCCGCAGGGCGTAGTGGACGTTGTAGCTGGAGTCCTCGGGGTTCAGCTCGTTGAGGAACCAGAAGCGCTGCTGGGCGAATGACAGCTCGAGCCGTTCCGCGCGAGGCACGGGCACCAACAGCTCCCGGGCCGCCGGGGTCCCGAGCGCCTGCGCTCCCAGGGCCTGCACCGCGAAGTCCGCGATGGTGGGGTACTGGAACAGGCTGCGCAGGGGCAGCTCCCGCTGGAAGCGGTCGCGCACCCGGGCGATCACCTGGGTGGCCATCAACGAGTGACCGCCCAGGTCGAAGAAGTTGTCGTGGATGCCCACGCGCTCGACCTTCAGCACCTCGGCCCACACCGTGGACAGGTACGACTCCAGCTCGTCGCGCGGAGCCACGAAGGACTCCCCGCCCCGCATCTGCTCGCGCGTGGGCACGGGCAGCGCCTTGCGGTCGATCTTCCCGTTGCGGTTGAGCGGGAAGCTCTCCATCACCATGAAGATGCCCGGCACCATGTAGCCAGGCAGCTGACCGCGCAGCTTCGCCTTGAGCGCCTCGATCAGCTCGCCCGCGGGGGCCGTGGACACCACATAGGCCACGAGCTGCTTGTCCGCGCCCTCCTTGCCGCGTGCCAGCACCACCGTCTGCTGGACCGTGGGGTGCTCGGCGATGCGCGACTCGATCTCGGACAACTCGACGCGGTAACCCCGAACCTTGACCTGGTCATCCAGGCGGCCCAGGAAGTCCAGCTGCCCATCGATGGTGTACTTGCCGATGTCTCCCGTCTTGTAGAACCGGGAGCCGGGCTCCGCGCGGAAGGGATCCGGCATGAACACCGACGCGGTCAGCTCCGGACGCTCGAAGTAGCCGCGCCCCACCGCGACGCCGCCGATGTACAGCTCACCCGCCACGCCGATCGGCGCGAGCCGCAGCTCCCGGTTGAGCACGTAGACCTGCATGTTGCCCACGGGCCGGCCCACGGGCAGACGATCCAGCTCCCGCCGCGCGTACGGCTCCAGGGACACCGCGGAGACGTCGTCCGAGCACTCGGTGGCGCCATAGGTGTTGTAGAGCGGGATGCGGGGGTAGAGGGAAACCCAGTCCCGGAGCATTTCCGGAGGCAAGGTCTCCGCGTTCGACACCACGGCGCGCAGGCGGGACAGCTTGCCCTGCCATCCCGTATCGGCGTGGATGACCTGCAAGAGGGCGCGCAGCAGGGACGGCACCACCTCGATCACCGTGAGGCCGTGGCGCTCCAGTTCCACGTAGAGGCGAGCCGGATCCTTCGCCACCTCGTCCTTGAAGACGTTCGTCGTCCCTCCGACGAGCAAGGGCGACAGGAACTGCCACACCGAGATGTCGAAGCACTGCGAGGCGTCCTGCAGCATCACATCCGTCGGGCCGAGACCGAGCACCAGGATCTTGCTGTACAGGTGGTTGAGCATGCCCCGCTGATCGATCATCGCCCCCTTGGGAACGCCGGTGGTTCCCGAGGTGAAGATGACATAGGCGAGGTGGCCCGGCTGGCTGCGGGGCGCCGGGTCGTGCTCCTCGTGGGAGGCCGCGAGGATGTCGTCCAGGAAGTAGAGCGCGGGAGACTTCTCGCCCAGGGCGGAGGCCACCGCACGAGCTTCCTTCTCGAGCGCGCGACCGCACAGCAGGATGCGGCTGCCACTCTGCTCCAGCAACTGCGCGTGCCGCGCGGTGGGATGGCGGGGATCCAGCGGCAGGTACGCCCCACCCGCCTTGAACACGCCCAGCATGAGGGTGAGGAAGTCGATGCCCCGCTCGTCGAGCAGGGACACCAGCGACTCGGCCTCGACGCCCTGGGAGATAAGGAAGTGGGCGAGCCGGTTGCTCCGGCGATTCAGCTCCCGGTAGGTCAGCCGCTCGTCGCCGCTCACGACCGCCACGGCGTCTGGCGTCGCGGCGACCTGCTTCTCGAAGACCGGCGCGAACGCGGTCTGGATCCGGAAGTCGACGGAGCTCTCGTTCCAGTCCTCCAGGATCAGCGCGCGCTCCGCCTCGGGCAGGAGGGGCAGCCGCAGCAGGGGCACATCGGGCGTCTCGACGATGCTGGCGAGCAGCGTCTGGAAGTGGCCGGTGAAGCGCGCCACCGTCGCGGCATCGAACAGGCGAGTGGCATACTCGAAAGCCGCGTGGAGCTGGCCCTCCTCCTCCCACATCTCCAGCAGCAGGTCGAACTTGGCCGTGGTGATCCGGGTGTCGAACGGCGCCGTCCGCACGCGAGGCAGCTCCAGCCGCCACGCGCGGGTGTTCTGGAAGGCGAACATCACCTGGAACAGGGGGTTCTGGCTGATGTCCCGCTCCGGCTGCACCTCCTCCACCAACTTCTCGAACGGCAGCTCCTGGTGCTCGAAGGCCTCCAACGTGTGCTGGCGGACCCGGTGCAGCAGCTCCCGGAACGTGGGGCGCTGGGAGAGATCCGTCCGCAGCACCAGCGTGTTGACGAAGCAGCCGATCAACGCCTCGAGTTCGGGCTTGCCGCGTCCGGCCACGGGCGTGCCGACGGTGATGTCCTCGCTGCCCGAGTAATGGTGCAGCAGGACGTTGAAGGCCGTCAGGAGGAACATGAACAGCGAGGTGTCCTCGCGCTCACACAGGGCCTTGATGCCCGCCACCGTCTGGGGAGGGAGGGTGAAGCCCATCCGCGCGCCGCGGCTGGCGGTGCGAACCGCGGGTGCCGGCCTGTCCAGGGGAAGCTGGAGCAACGGCACCGGCTGGGCGAAGACCGAGCGCCAATACGCCACGTCCTCCGCCAGCGCACCCGACTCCACGCGCTGCGTCTGCCAGGCCGCGTAGTCGTGGTAGTGGATGCGCAAGGGACCGAGCCCGGAGTCATCGCTCCCCCGGGACAGCGCGGAGTAGAACCGGCCCAGCTCCTCGACGAACAACGCGATGGACCAACCATCCACGATGATGTGGTGCAGGCAGACGCCGAGCACGTAGCGGTCGCTCGCGACCCGCACCAGATGGACCCGCACCAGCGGACGCGAGAAGTCAAAGGGCCTGGCCGCCTCGAGCTCCAGCAGCCGCCGGGCCTCGTCGAGCGGAGAACCGGCCGTTCGCGCATCCAGATGGCCCAGTTGGAAATCGACGTGCTCGTGGAGCACCGGGTACGGCACACCGCGAACGTCACCGAACGTGGTCCGCAGTCCCTCGTGGCGCGCGAAGACGGCCTGAAGGCTCCGCTCCAGCATCGCGGTGTCGAGTTCGCCCTCCAGCAGGAGCGCGCCCGAGACGTGATAGGAGGTATCGGAGGGATCGAGCTGCTGGATGAACCACAGCCGCTTCTGAGCGTAGGACAGCGCGAGCGAGCCCTCGCGGGGGGCGCGCGGGATGGCGGCCACGGGGGCGCGTCGCTCGAGCGACGCGAGGCTTCGGGTGAACTCCTCCACCGTGGGGTACTGGAACAGGTGGCGCAGGGGCACGTCGCACGCGAAGTGCTCGCGCACCCGGGAGATGACCTGGCCCGCCAACAGCGAGTGACCCCCGAGCGCGAAGAAGTCCGAGCGAGCGCCTACCCGCGCCACCCCGAGCACTGCCTGCCAGATGGACGCGACGGCGCGCTCGGCCTCGTCACGCGGCGCCACGTAGTCCAGCTCCGCCATCTGGGCGGCGGTGGACCGCGCCAGGAGCGCCTTCACATCCACCTTGCCCACCGCGGTGAGCGGCAGCTCCTCGAGCAGGACGTACAGGTGGGGCACCATGTACGCGGGAAGCGTCTCCCCGAGATGACGCCGCAGCGCCTCGGGGGTGGACTCCGGTGCGCCCGCCTGGACCGGGACGACATAGGCCACCAGGTGCCGGCCGCCCAACCCATCATCGGGTGCCAGGACCACGGCCTGACGAAGCGCCGGATGGGCGCGCAGGGGCGTCTCGATGTCACCCAGCTCGATGCGGGCTCCGCGCACCTTGACCTGCTGATCGCGGCGCCCGAGGAATTCAAGCTGGCCGTCCGCGCGCCACCGGGCGAGGTCCCCGGTGCGATACAGCCGCGCTCCGGACTCGGAGCCATGAGGATCCGGGATGAACCGCTCCGCCGTCCATTCCGGCCGGTTGATGTAGCCGCGCCCCACCCCGATGCCGCCGATGTACAGCTCTCCGGCGACCCCCACGGGCGCCAGCCGCAGCTCGCGATCCAGGATGTACACGGTGCTGCCCGTGCGAGGCCGCCCGATGGGCACGCTGACCTGCTCCGCGGAGGGCGGCGTCGTCACGTCATGGAACGTGGCGACGTCGGTGCACTCGGAGGGACCGTAGACGTTCTGCAGCGGAATCCGGGGGAAGCGCGCCAGCCACCGCCGGCAGACCTCGACGGGAAGCGTGTCTCCGCCCACCAGCACCCGCCTCAAGGAAGGAGAAGCCTCCCGGCCAGTGCTCAACAGCGCGTCGAGCAGCGCCGGGACCACGTCCATCAGGGTGATTCGAAGCGCGGCCAGCGCCTCGTGCAGACGCTCGGGATCACGTGCCTCCTCGTCGGAGAGGATGTGCACCTGTCCACCGACCGTCAGGGGCGCGAGGAACTGCCAGGTCGTGGCATCGAAGATGTGCGGGGCGTGCTGCGCGACGCGATCCTCGGCGCACAGGCCGATCTGCTGGATGAAGGCATGGCAGTGGTGGCTGAGGCTCCGGCGCTCCACCAGCGAGCCCTTGGGCACTCCCGTCGTGCCCGAGGTGAAGACGACATAGGCCAGGCTGGAGGAAGGGACACTCACCCCAGGGTTGTGGGTTCGCGTCTCCGAGCCCGATAGCGACTCGATGAGATGCAACGGCACCTGGGCGCCCGCGGCGGCCAGCGCGCCACGCGCGTGCTCGGCGAGGGACTGGGCGCACAGCACGGCCCAGGGAGCGCTCTCCGCCACCACCCGGGCCAACCGGCTCGTGGGCTGCTGCGGATCCAGGACGAGGTAGGCACCTCCCGCCTTGAGCACGCCCAGCACGGTCTCCAGGTACGAGATTCCTCGCGGGGCGAGGATGGCAACCACGCGATCCGCCGAGGCGCCCGCGGCCAGCAGGGCGTGCGCCGTGCGGTTGGCTCGCTCGTTCAGCTGCCGGTAGGTGCGCGACTCCGCGCCACACTGGACCGCCACCGCCGAGGGAGAACGCTCCACCTGCGCCTCGAAGGCGCTGATGACATCCGGCACGGGCCGCGCCGCGGGAGGATTCCAGGCCCCGCGCACGAGCCGTGCTTCCTCCTCGGGCAGCAGCTCCAGCCGGGAGATCTCCAGCTCCGGCGTCCGCGCGATGGACTCGAGCAGGACCCGGTAGTGTTCCAGCATCCGGCCCACCGTGCTCTCGGTGAACAGGTCGGCACGGCACTCCAAGGTGGCGATCAGCCCCTGCCGATGCTCGGTGACCGCGAGATCCAGATCGAACTTCGCGGTGCGGCTCTCCGTGAGGCACTGGCGCAGGTGAACCCCACCCGGGAGCGCTTCCCCTTCGCTCTCCAGGAGCCGGTTGACGGTGAACATCGCCGAGAACAACGGCGCCCGGCTGGCCTTCTGCTCCGAGCGCAGGGCCGCGACGATCTGTCCGAGCGGTACGTTCTGATGATCCAACGCCTCCAGGACCGAGCGCCGGGTCCGCGTCAGCAGCTCGCTGAAGCTGGGTCGTCCGGAGGTGTCCGCGCGCAACAGCAGCGTATCGGCGAAGAACCCGATAAGCGGCTCCAACTGGCGGCGAGGCCGGCCGGCCACGGGGGTGCCGATGAGCAGATCCGTCTGCCCGGAGTAACGGTGGAGCACTACCTCGAAGGCGGCCAGGAGGACGGTGAAGAGCGTCGTCTCATGCCGCGCGGCCAACGCCCGGAGGCTTCCCGCGAGCCCGTCCGGAAGGGACAGCGACTTCGTCACGCCCTCGCTTCCCTCGACGGGCGGCCGGGGCCGATCCGTGGGGAGCTCCAGGATGGGCAACTCACCCGAGAGCGTGTCGAGCCAGTAGCGCAACGAGCGCTCATGCTGGGGACCTTGGAGCAATCGCCGCTGCCAGCCCACATAGTCCGAGTACTGGACAGGCAGCGCGGGCAGGGACTCGGGCTGGCCCGCGAGCAGCAGGGACAGCTCGTTCATGAAGACGGCGATGGAGGCGCCGTCGGCGATGATGTGGTGGATGCCGAGGACGAGGGCCCGCTGCTCGGAGCCCAGCTCGGCCAGCGTGAGCCGCAGCAACGGCGCGCGCGTCAGATCGAAGGGGCGTTGCTCCTCGGCGGCGACCAGTTCTCGCAGCCGCTGCTCCTGCCGCGCGGCGGGCAGGGCACTCAAATCGATCACCGGCACGCTCAGGTGCAGGGCTGGCAGGACGCGCCGGAAAGGCACCCCACCCTCCACGCCGAACTCGGTCCGCAGCGACTCGTGCCGCCGGACGATCTCGTTCACCACGCGCTCCACCGCCTCGGCGGAGAGGGGCCCGGTCACGCGCACGGCGCCGGCCAGGTTGTAGGCCGTGCTGTCGGGATCCAACTGGTGCAGGAACCACAGCCGCTCTTGCGCGAACGACAGCGCGAGTCCCTCGGCCCCGGACTCGCTGGCCGAGGCCGTCAGGGACAGGTCACTCACGTCCTCGTAGACGCGGCTGGAGATCTCCTCGGCCACGGCTTGGAGGGTGGCCCCCGACAACAGCAGGGTGGCTGGAAGCTCGACCCCGATCTCGGATTGGATCAGGTTCTTCAACTCCATGGCCCGCAGCGAGTCCAACCCATAGGCGGACAGGGGGGTCTCGCTCGTGACCTGGAGGAAGCTCACCCGGAACAGACTGGCGACCAGACTCTTGAGGGCGTCGTCCACCAGCTCCAGGGTTTCCGGCCGTGGCTTCTCGCGTAGAACGCTGATCAGGGAAGGGGCTTCGAGAGTCATGGTGTGGCTGGGCGGACCGGAGCCCGCCTCGTTGTCCTCAAGAGGTTCAGGGTGTGACCACCCGCGCGATCAGGGCCCGGTGCGCAGCACGTCCGCGACAGCCGAGAGGGTCGCGTCCACGTCGGACTCGGAGATGCCGTAATGCGTCACCGCGCGGACGCGGCCGTAGCCCAGCTCGCCCATCCGCACGCCCCGCTGCTTCAAGGCGCTCAAGAACGACTGCCAGCTGAAGCGCTCGTCCGTGACGCGGAAGATGACGATGTTGGTCTGCACCGTGGACAGGTCGAGCTGGATGCCCGGCATCTCTTGGAGACCGGCCGCCAGCCGCCTGGCGTGAACGTGGTCCTCGGCCAGGCGCCCGACCATCTGCTCCAGCGCGACGACGCCCGCGGCGGCGATGATGCCCGCCTGCCGCATGCCTCCACCGAGCATCTTGCGCAGCCGCTTGGCGCTTTTGATGAAGGCCTGGGAGCCCACCAGCATCGAGCCGATGGGCGCCGACAGGCCCTTTGACAGGCAGAACTGCACCGAGTCCGCGTACTGGGTGACGCGCGACACGGGCACGTCGAGGGCGCACGCGGCGTTGAAGACACGCGCCCCATCCATGTGCACGGGCAGCCCCCGCTCCGTCGCGAAGCGTCTCACTTCCGCGAGGTAGCTCAGCGGGAGCACCACACCGCCACAACGGTTATGGGTATTCTCCAGACAGATCAAACCCGCCGGGGCGCACTGCTCGTCGTTGGGATCCCGGATGGCCTGGGCCAGATCGGCGAGCGCCAACCGGCCATCGGGCTGGGTCTTGACGGGGTGCAGCACGAGCCCGCCCAGGACCGAGGCCCCACCCGCCTCGTAATTGTAGATGTCCGTCTCGTCCCCCACCAGCACCTCGGCGCCACGGGGACAATGGCTCATCATCGCCACCAGGTTGGCCATGGTGCCGCTTGGCATCAGCGCCGCGGCCTCCTTGCCCAACATGGCCGCGGCCAGCGCCTCCAGGCGGCTCACCGTGGGATCTTCGTTGTAGACGTCATCACCCAGGGACGCGTTCGTGATGGCCGCCAACATGGCGGGAGTCGGCAGCGTCACCGTATCGCTGAGCAGATCGATCAGGACACACCTTCAACTTCAAGCCGCCAGCGGCAGTCGTCACAATGAAAAAGCATAGGGAGTTCCGGGTTTTACATGAGTCCAGAAGTCCGGGCAAGCGGCCCAGGGCAGGCGGGCGGCATGGCATCACCCTGCTTGCTTCCAGAGGGGAAACCGATGGATAAACCGGAAGTTCATGAGCCATTCCGGGGACGCTGCCCAACATCCTCCCGCCAGCGACAAGCTGCGCGAATACCTGCGTGAGCGAGCCGTGGATGCGACATTGATCCAGCCCGGCTCGGACATGCCGACCGTGCCCCTGGCCGCCGCCGCGCTGGGCGTGGAGCCGGGGCAGATCGTCAAATCGATTGTCTTCGAAGGCAAGAAGCAACGCGATCAAGTCGGTCTGGCCATTGCCCCGGGAGACCTGCGCGTGGATGTGTCCAAGGTGGGCGCCGCGCTTGGCTACACGTCACTCAAGCTGGCACAACCCGACACGGTCCTGCGCGCGGCGGGCTACGCGGTGGGCGGTGTTCCTCCCGTCGGGCACAGCACCCCGATCCGGGTCGTCATCGACAAGCGGGTGCTCGACTACCCGTTCGTGTACGGAGGGGGCGGCGATGAGCAGCACATGCTTCGGATCAGCCCCGCGGACATCGTCCGGCTGACGGAGGCCGTGGTCGCGGACATCACCTCCGTGCCTGTCCCCGCCAGTCCCGGGAAGCCGTCTTGAGCGCCCAGACGATCGGGCGGCTGTCGAAGCCACCTCACCCCGAGCTGTTCGAGGCGCTCTACGAGCCGCGCTTCATCGACGATCTGGAGCATGTCCTTCCCCACCTGTTGGACATCGACCTGGCGCACGTCGTCATGCTCGGTCACCGGGGCATCCTGTCCCGGGAGATCGCGGCGCCGCTGCTGTCGCTCAACCGCGAGATGGCCGAACAGGTCCGCACCGGGGCCTCGCTCTTCACGCCCCCGCCCTCGCACCGCGGCCTCTACCTGCTGTACGAATCCCAGTATGTCGAGCGCCTGGGCGGAGAGATCGGCGGCGCCGCGCACATCGCGCGCAGCCGCAACGACATCAACGCCGCGGTGACCCGGATGCGGGCGCGCGAGGGACTGCTCGACCTGCTCGGCGGGTGTGTGGAACTGGCCCGGGCGATGTCCGCCCTGGCGGCGGCGCACGTGGAGACCGCGATGCCGGCCTTCACCCACCTCCAGCCAGCGCAGCCGAGCAGCCTGGGACACTACCTGTCCGCGGTGCTCTCGGAGGTGCTGCGCACCGCCCACTGGTTGCTGGAAGCCTATCCGCGCCTGAACCAGTCCCCCATGGGGGCCGCGGCCGGAGTCGGAACGTCCTTCGCGATCGATCGGGAGGAAGTCGCCCGGTTGCTGGGCTTCACCAGCGTCATCGCCAACTCGGCCGACTCGGTGGCGTCCCGGGACTATGTCATCCACGTGCTCAGCGGGGCCTCGCTGCTCGGCATCACCCTGACGCGGATGGCGACCGACCTGCAAGCGTGGGCCAGTCACGCGTATGGCTTCCTGACCTGGCCGGACGACATGGTCAGCACCAGCTCCATCATGCCGCAGAAGCGCAATGCCTTCGTCCTGGAGAACATCCGGGGGCAGGGAGCGCAGGCCAGCGGTGGCCTCATGAACGCGCTGCTCGGCATGAAGAACACGCCGTTCTCCAATAGCGTCGAGGTGAGCGCCGAGTCCACGGCTCCGCTGTGGCCCGCGCTGGACAGTACCCGGCTGGCACTGCGGCTGAGCACCCTCCTGATGAAGAACGTCATCGTCCACCCGGCACGCATGAGCGAGTTCCTGCGCGCCGCCGACACCACGATGACCGCGCTCGCGGACTACCTGGTGTCACGCCATGGCCTGTCGTTCCGCACGGCCCATGATGTGGTGGGCAAGCTCGTCTCGCGCTTGTCGGGTGCGCCCGCGCCAGGACTCGCCGACCTCAAGCTCGGGCTCGAGGCGCTCCTCGTCGAGAAGACCCAGCGCGCCTTCGCGCTCGACGAGGCGGAGTTGGCACGCGTGCTGGATCCCGACACGGGGTTGCGCGCCGCCGCGTATGGAGGCGGGCCCGCCCCGGACGCCGTGCGCGAGCAACTGCGCCAGCTCGATGCCCAGCGGGAGCTGCTCGTCACCCGCGTCGAGGAGCACCGCCAGCACCTCTCACAGGCCTCGGCCGACCTCACCCGGGCGGCCCTGGCCCTCACCACGGATGCACGGTGAGGGCTTCGCCCTCTTCCGGTGGACACCATGCCCGTCAAAGCCTCATCGGTTCTGGAACTCATGAAGAACACGCCCCTGGCGCGGTTGCGCGGCCGGAGCGTCTCGGCTCCCCGTGCGCGGCTCTGGGGCAAGCTGGAGCTGGCCATGCCCGGGCAGATGAAGGACCGGGTCGCGCTCCAAGCCGTCGAGGATGCCGAGGCCCGGGGTGAACTGCGCCCCGGAGGCGTGATCGCCGAGAGCTCGTCCGGCACCATGGCGGAAGGCCTGGCTCGCGTCGGCAGTCTCAAGGGCTATCGGGTCATCATCGTCACCGACCCCCGCATGGACACGACCGCCGCCGCCAAGCTGCGCGCGCTGGGCGCCGAGCTGGAGATCGTGGACACCTACCACCCCGAGGGAGGCTGGCAGTACTCCCGGCTGCAGCGGCTGCGCGAGGTGCTGGCCCGGAATCCAGGGGCCTTCTGGCCCCGGCAGTACGACACGCCGAGCAACCCCAACGCCTACGTCAACCACCTCTCGCAGGAGCTGCTCGAGGCGCTGGGGTCCAACCTGGCCGCGGTGGTCGGCACCGTGGGCAGCGGCGGCTCGCTGAGCGGGACCGCGGCGGCGCTCCGCCAGCGACTGCCCGACATCCGGATCGTGGCGGTCGATGCCGTGGGCTCGGTCCAGTTCAACCAGCCGAACCTGAAACGGCTCCAGAGCGGCCACGGCAACAGCATCATCGCCGGCAACATCAATTACCGCGTCATGGACGAGGCGCACTGGCTGTCGGACGGCGAGGTCTTCTCCGGGTGCTGGGAGCTGGCGCGCCGCGAGGGCATCTTCGCGGGCGGCTCCTCGGGCGCGGCCTACATCGTGGCCTCCTGGATCGCCGAGCAGTACGGCCCGGATCGGGACGTGGTGGTGATCCTCCCGGATCGGGGAGATCGCTACGCGGAGACGATCTACTCCCAGGACTATCTGGCCAAACACGGCCTGGTGGGCATCGAGGCGGCGGCCCAACCCCAGCGGATCCGCTACGGCGTCGACGTCGCCGAGCGGTGGAGCTGGGCTCCCCTCCCCCATGATGGTTCCGTTCCCTATCACGCGGCCGATGCCATCCTCAGCGGCCACCTGACGCGCGAGCTGGGACTCGAATAGAAAGTCCGTTCCCCCCATGAGCCACTTCGTCTTCATCGAGAGCAACACCACGGGTACCGGCCGGCTCGCCGTCGAGCGCCTGCTCGCGCAAGGCGATCAGGTCACGTTCATCACCCGGCAGCCCAGGAAGTACCCGTTCCTGAACTCCTCGGCGGCCGGCCTGCGCGTCCTCGAGGTCGAGACCAACGACGTGGCGGCGGTGAAGGCCAGCGTGAGGGAACTGCAACGGCGGGCGACGCCCGACGCGCTCGTCACCTTCTCCACCTTCTACGTCCCCACCGTCGCCGAGGTCGCGGCGGACAGCGGCTTCCGCTACCTGAATCCGCGCACGGCGCTCGACTGTCACGACAAGTACCGCTCCCGCCAGGTGCTGCGGGGCGCCGGGCTGCCGACGCCCGACTTCTGGCTCGTGACGACGGACGAGGAGCTGCTGCGGGTCAGTGAGACGGCCCGCTACCCCTGTGTGGTCAAGCCCATCGCGGAGAGCGGCAGCAACGGCGTGCGTCTGGTCAACGACCGGGAGGAGTTCCTGGCTCACGCCCGGATGCTCCGGGCCCGGCGTGTCAACGAGCGCGAGCAGCCGTTGGAAGGCCACCTGCTGATCGAAAGCCTGCTCAGCGGTCCCGAGTTCAGTGTCGAGACGATCACCCTCGGTCCGGGCCGCACCCACGTCATCGGCGTCACCGCCAAGCACCTGTCCACCCCTCCGCATTTCGTCGAGATGGGTCATGACTTCCCGGCCGATCTGGAGCCCAAGGCCCGTCAGGCACTCGAGGAGGCCACGGTGGCGGCGCTGGACGCGGTGGGCTTCGATTGGGGCCCGGCGCACACCGAGCTTCGCTTCACCCCCACCGGCCCGGTGGTCGTGGAGATCAACCCCCGGCTCGCGGGCGGGATGATTCCCGAGCTGGTGCGCTACGCCACGGGGATTGATCAGCTCACCGTGATGCTGGACATGCTGCTCGGCAAGCCAGTGTCATTGCAGGCGACCCGTCAGGAGTACGCGGCCATCCGCTTCTTGACCGCGCCACGCCGGGGCCGCATCACCCGCGTCTCGGGCGTCGAGGAGGCGAGGCGCCTGCCCGGCGTCCGCGACGTGAGCGTGGACAAGGGCGTGGGCAGCGTGGTCCGCTTCCCGGAGAACGCCATCGATCGGCTGGGCTTCGTCATCGCCAGCAGTCCCCACCGCGCGGAGGTGATCGCGGGCGTCAATCAGGCGCGC from Melittangium boletus DSM 14713 includes the following:
- a CDS encoding cysteine synthase family protein gives rise to the protein MKNTPLARLRGRSVSAPRARLWGKLELAMPGQMKDRVALQAVEDAEARGELRPGGVIAESSSGTMAEGLARVGSLKGYRVIIVTDPRMDTTAAAKLRALGAELEIVDTYHPEGGWQYSRLQRLREVLARNPGAFWPRQYDTPSNPNAYVNHLSQELLEALGSNLAAVVGTVGSGGSLSGTAAALRQRLPDIRIVAVDAVGSVQFNQPNLKRLQSGHGNSIIAGNINYRVMDEAHWLSDGEVFSGCWELARREGIFAGGSSGAAYIVASWIAEQYGPDRDVVVILPDRGDRYAETIYSQDYLAKHGLVGIEAAAQPQRIRYGVDVAERWSWAPLPHDGSVPYHAADAILSGHLTRELGLE
- the argH gene encoding argininosuccinate lyase encodes the protein MSAQTIGRLSKPPHPELFEALYEPRFIDDLEHVLPHLLDIDLAHVVMLGHRGILSREIAAPLLSLNREMAEQVRTGASLFTPPPSHRGLYLLYESQYVERLGGEIGGAAHIARSRNDINAAVTRMRAREGLLDLLGGCVELARAMSALAAAHVETAMPAFTHLQPAQPSSLGHYLSAVLSEVLRTAHWLLEAYPRLNQSPMGAAAGVGTSFAIDREEVARLLGFTSVIANSADSVASRDYVIHVLSGASLLGITLTRMATDLQAWASHAYGFLTWPDDMVSTSSIMPQKRNAFVLENIRGQGAQASGGLMNALLGMKNTPFSNSVEVSAESTAPLWPALDSTRLALRLSTLLMKNVIVHPARMSEFLRAADTTMTALADYLVSRHGLSFRTAHDVVGKLVSRLSGAPAPGLADLKLGLEALLVEKTQRAFALDEAELARVLDPDTGLRAAAYGGGPAPDAVREQLRQLDAQRELLVTRVEEHRQHLSQASADLTRAALALTTDAR
- a CDS encoding aminoacyl-tRNA deacylase codes for the protein MSHSGDAAQHPPASDKLREYLRERAVDATLIQPGSDMPTVPLAAAALGVEPGQIVKSIVFEGKKQRDQVGLAIAPGDLRVDVSKVGAALGYTSLKLAQPDTVLRAAGYAVGGVPPVGHSTPIRVVIDKRVLDYPFVYGGGGDEQHMLRISPADIVRLTEAVVADITSVPVPASPGKPS
- the ltaE gene encoding low-specificity L-threonine aldolase is translated as MIDLLSDTVTLPTPAMLAAITNASLGDDVYNEDPTVSRLEALAAAMLGKEAAALMPSGTMANLVAMMSHCPRGAEVLVGDETDIYNYEAGGASVLGGLVLHPVKTQPDGRLALADLAQAIRDPNDEQCAPAGLICLENTHNRCGGVVLPLSYLAEVRRFATERGLPVHMDGARVFNAACALDVPVSRVTQYADSVQFCLSKGLSAPIGSMLVGSQAFIKSAKRLRKMLGGGMRQAGIIAAAGVVALEQMVGRLAEDHVHARRLAAGLQEMPGIQLDLSTVQTNIVIFRVTDERFSWQSFLSALKQRGVRMGELGYGRVRAVTHYGISESDVDATLSAVADVLRTGP
- a CDS encoding ATP-grasp domain-containing protein; this translates as MSHFVFIESNTTGTGRLAVERLLAQGDQVTFITRQPRKYPFLNSSAAGLRVLEVETNDVAAVKASVRELQRRATPDALVTFSTFYVPTVAEVAADSGFRYLNPRTALDCHDKYRSRQVLRGAGLPTPDFWLVTTDEELLRVSETARYPCVVKPIAESGSNGVRLVNDREEFLAHARMLRARRVNEREQPLEGHLLIESLLSGPEFSVETITLGPGRTHVIGVTAKHLSTPPHFVEMGHDFPADLEPKARQALEEATVAALDAVGFDWGPAHTELRFTPTGPVVVEINPRLAGGMIPELVRYATGIDQLTVMLDMLLGKPVSLQATRQEYAAIRFLTAPRRGRITRVSGVEEARRLPGVRDVSVDKGVGSVVRFPENAIDRLGFVIASSPHRAEVIAGVNQARALIELQLEDVKDA